The window GGGGGAGTACTTAAAGAGCAGCAGGGGAGTGGTGCTGAGAGTTTTAGGTCATCAGCATTGCTTCCCACCTTTCCTGTAGTTTCATGCAATGGATACGTTGCAGAGGAATGGCTATGATCTGGCTAAGGCCATGTCAACCCTGGTGCCCCAGGGCGGGCCAGTGTTATGTCGGGATGAGATGGAGGAATGGTCAGCCTCAGAGGCTATGCTGTTtgaagaggccctggagaagtATGGGAAGGATTTCAATGATATTCGCCAGGACTTTGTAAGTAGCTGGAGCTAGGAGGAGAGGTGGAAGAGGTGGCAGATGAGGGAACCAGGCTCTGGGGCCAGATCCCAGCTCACCCTTCTTCTCTCCATCTCTTCAGCTACCCTGGAAGTCACTGGCCAGCATAGTTCAGTTTTATTACATGTGGAAAACCACAGACCGATATATTCAACAGGTAAGGTCTGGGCTGGGGAGGCTGGACCAGAGGCCCCCTGCTCACCTCTGCTTTTGAAGTTGatgacacccccccaccccccgctgaGATGCTctgatccttttttctttttctccttcccgCAGAAAAGATTGAAAGCTGCTGAAGCAGACAGCAAACTAAAACAAGTCTACATCCCTACCTAGTAAGTATGATGGGTAGGGTGTGTTTCCTCTCTCTGCCCGTAACCTGTGCTTTTCTAAGTGATGGGGggtgcacaggagacaggggcaAATTATTATGGGGACAAAGTGGAAGCCTTTCCTTGACCAGTTCCTGGTTTCTCTCCCATTAGCACCAAACCAAACCCTAACCAGATAATCTCTGTGGGCTCAAAACCTGGCATGAATGGGGCTGGATTCCAAAAGGGCCTGACTTGTGAGAGTTGCCACAGTGAGTTCCAGAGGGGGATAAGGGATGCCGGGGGTGAGTGGGGTGTTTGCCTGAGAGGCTCAAGTGGCATTTACCTCCTGACTACTCCCTCCGCTCCATGCTTCCACAGCCACACAGTCTGCCCAGTGGTATGCCTGGGGCCCACCCAACATGCAGTGCCGCCTCTGTGCTTCCTGTTGGATCTACTGGAAGAAGTACGGGGGACTGAAGACCCCAACTCAGCTTGAGGGGGCTGCTCGGGGCACCACAGTAAGGATGGATGAGGAGCAGGTTGGGGAGAGCAGTAAGCTAATTGATGTGAGCTTTAGGCGAAGGCCAGAACACCCAGCTCCAGTAAGGTGATGGCTTGACTGCGGGTGGTGGAGGTGGGACTTGGTGTAGTGGTTGGGGAGCCAGGTGGTCAGGACAGCAACAAAGAAATCAGGTGGGAATAAACCCTCTGCTGGCAGTGGAAGAAGGGAGCCTTGGTGACTGACTATTTTCCCTTTATCCTATGTCCTTCCAGGAGCCACACTCGAGGGGTCATTTGTCCAGACCAGAAGCCCAAGGTCTCTCCCCCTACACAACCAGCGCCAACCGGGCCAAGCTGCTGGCTAAGAACAGGCAAACATTCCTGCTCCAGACCACAAAGCTGACCCGTCTTGCCAGACGCATGTGCAGGGACCTGTTACAGCCAAGGAGGGCTGCCCGACGACCCTATGCCCCTATCAATGCCAACGCCATCAAGGCAGAGTGTAAGGGCAGGAGTGCTGGGCTGGTGGCAGGTTCCGGTTGCTGTGGCCAGAGACCAGGGTTTTCTCTGGGTGTTTAATGACAGCAGAGGTAGTAGGCCGCAAGGACTTGTTAGGAGATTAGACATGgttccttgggacttccctggtggtgcaggggttaagactcccaatgcagggggtgcaggttcaattcctggttagggaactaagatcctgcatgctgcacagtgtgaccaaaacaaaaagacaaggcTCCTGGCCCCTGAGGAGACCTGAATAGTGACGCACCTTCAAAAGCTTTCATCTTTGTTCTCCAGGCTCCATTAGACTTCCTAAGGCTGCCAAGACTCCACTGAAGATTCACCCTCTGGTGCGGCTGCCCCTGGCAACTATCGTCAAAGATCTGGGTAAGGGATGGGGAGCTAGATGACTCAGGGTGGGTTTATGATGGGGAGCTGCTAGGTGGTGTCTGGCTTTTATTAAAGACCCTTCTCTTcccctgcttttttctttctcactgagTCCAGAGAGGCTTAGTCTTAACTGTACTTTTCTAGGATAAAAATGTTCTTCTCATAAGCTATCCAGTATAATTACATACTGATTGATGGAAGAACATGTTCATATATGACTTTTGAAATACTGCTAATTACTTGTCAGACCCCTCTCCCATCACTACTTTCGGGTATTCATAGAGAAAGTGTGAACGTTCTCTAaggtttcttttgatttttttctgacaGTGGCCCAGGCACCTCTGAAACCAAAAACACCTCGGGGTACCAAGACACCGATCAACAGAAATCAGCTGACTCAGAACCGGGGACTGGGGGGCATCATGGTGAAACGGGCCTATGAGACTGTGAGTGGGCCAAGTGGAGTTGGGTGGGCTTTTATAGCTTT is drawn from Bubalus kerabau isolate K-KA32 ecotype Philippines breed swamp buffalo chromosome 5, PCC_UOA_SB_1v2, whole genome shotgun sequence and contains these coding sequences:
- the MTA2 gene encoding metastasis-associated protein MTA2; this translates as MAANMYRVGDYVYFENSSSNPYLVRRIEELNKTANGNVEAKVVCLFRRRDISSSLNSLADSNAREFEEESKQPGVSEQQRHQLKHRELFLSRQFESLPATHIRGKCSVTLLNETDILSQYLEKEDCFFYSLVFDPMQKTLLADQGEIRVGCKYQAEIPDRLAEGESDNRNQQKMEMKVWDPDNPLTDRQIDQFLVVARAVGTFARALDCSSSIRQPSLHMSAAAASRDITLFHAMDTLQRNGYDLAKAMSTLVPQGGPVLCRDEMEEWSASEAMLFEEALEKYGKDFNDIRQDFLPWKSLASIVQFYYMWKTTDRYIQQKRLKAAEADSKLKQVYIPTYTKPNPNQIISVGSKPGMNGAGFQKGLTCESCHTTQSAQWYAWGPPNMQCRLCASCWIYWKKYGGLKTPTQLEGAARGTTEPHSRGHLSRPEAQGLSPYTTSANRAKLLAKNRQTFLLQTTKLTRLARRMCRDLLQPRRAARRPYAPINANAIKAECSIRLPKAAKTPLKIHPLVRLPLATIVKDLVAQAPLKPKTPRGTKTPINRNQLTQNRGLGGIMVKRAYETMAGVPFSANGRPLASGIRSSSQPAAKRQKLNPADAPNPVVFVATKDTRALRKALTHLEMRRAARRPNLPLKVKPPLMAVRPPVPLPPSSHPASTNEPIVLED